One window of Pocillopora verrucosa isolate sample1 chromosome 9, ASM3666991v2, whole genome shotgun sequence genomic DNA carries:
- the LOC131793659 gene encoding dimethyladenosine transferase 1, mitochondrial-like produces the protein MSANPRPLRLPPMPKVADLLRVYGLSAKKQLSQNFILDLNITDKIAKVADVFDCHVCEVGAGPGSLTRSLLHAGAKHVAAVEIDRRFLPSLEMLESASRGRLSIHHADIMKFYIPDALPKADAVHWHTDVPGVRMVGNLPFNVSIPLLLQWLEAIPQRAGPFTFGRTPMALVFQKEVAENIQAPPGDKECTRLSIMTQYLCEVNKKYLIPRKIFVPEPKVDAMLLHFVPRVTPLIEAPFVVVEQVVKAIFSERRKTIRNSLRTLFHTKPELSDELLERTGVDPTLRPNQVNFEDYEKICRSFLEVSREHDMPITPLRVRKPVAVATRKLTGVDTHTSYQITQ, from the exons ATGTCTGCCAATCCACGGCCTCTTCGTCTTCCTCCTATGCCAAAAGTGGCTGACCTCCTTCGTGTGTATGGGCTGTCTGCGAAGAAGCAACTTAGCCAAAATTTCATTCTTGATCTGAACATTACAG ATAAGATTGCAAAAGTTGCAGATGTGTTTGATTGCCATGTTTGTGAAGTAGGAGCAGGGCCAGGATCACTTACGAGGTCCTTGCTACATGCTGGAGCCAAACATGTTGCTGCTGTGGAAATTGACAGGAGATTTCTTCCCTCTTTAGAA ATGCTTGAAAGTGCCAGCAGAGGAAGACTGTCAATACATCATGCAGACATCATGAAGTTTTACATACCAGATGCTCTACCAAAAGCTGATGCTGTGCATTGGCACACAG atGTTCCAGGTGTTCGTATGGTGGGAAATCTTCCATTCAATGTATCTATTCCTCTTCTTCTGCAATGGCTTGAAGCAATTCCACAGAGAGCTGGGCCATTCACTTTTGGTAGAACACCAATGGCACTTGTGTTTCAGAAAGAAGTGGCAGAG aatATCCAAGCTCCTCCTGGAGATAAGGAATGCACACGCCTTTCCATTATGACACAGTATCTGTGTGAAGTCAACAAGAAATACTTGATACCGCGCAAAATATTTGTACCAGAACCAAAG GTTGATGCCATGTTGTTACATTTTGTACCACGAGTCACACCCCTTATTGAAGCTCCTTTCGTTGTTGTGGAGCAAGTAGTGAAAGCAATATTCTCAGAAAGACGAAAAACCATCAGAAATTCGTTACG AACACTGTTCCACACAAAGCCAGAATTATCGGACGAGCTGTTAGAGAGGACAGGGGTTGATCCCACTCTACGGCCTAACCAAGTTAACTTCGAGGATTATGAGAAAATTTGTCGCTCGTTTCTAGAAGTATCACGTGAACATGACATGCCAATCACGCCTCTTAGAGTACGCAAGCCTGTTGCTGTGGCAACGAGGAAACTCACTGGCGTGGATACTCACACCAGTTATCAAATCACTCAGTAA
- the LOC131793657 gene encoding transcription factor sox-3-like: MNTTDSSSSTDSTKTSEKIKRPLNAFILWSKKRRRVIANENPQMHNFDISRKLGLEWQKLSEEEKANYFEEAKRLKEEHKQQYPDYKYQPRKRDKTNKRNKLLHGTPFQFSFYPHDTTGFFDSRYHFPVPDSRPSFPSEPLPPHGETSGVSSEDHITHSTHAKPTHTDHSTHSVIYQSFRPQSCDGFVPYRSLEPPYLPLRPNFDFSHLNWYGSSSASSRIAPVPYCSRMYPWHAARQTDFHS, translated from the coding sequence ATGAATACAACTGATTCAAGTTCCTCTACGGATTCCACAAAGACTTCAGAGAAAATTAAGAGGCCATTAAACGCCTTTATCCTTTGGTCCAAGAAGAGGAGGAGGGTCATTGCCAACGAAAATCCGCAGATGCACAACTTTGACATCAGTAGAAAACTGGGCTTAGAATGGCAAAAACTGTCCGAGGAAGAGAAAGCGAATTACTTCGAAGAAGCCAAGCGTTTGAAAGAGGAGCATAAACAACAATATCCTGATTACAAATACCAACCAAGAAAACgtgataaaacaaacaaaagaaacaagcTCCTTCACGGGACGCCGTTTCAGTTCAGCTTCTATCCGCATGACACTACGGGGTTCTTCGATAGCAGGTACCATTTCCCAGTGCCTGACTCGAGGCCATCGTTTCCTTCGGAACCCTTGCCACCTCACGGAGAAACCTCTGGTGTAAGCAGCGAGGATCATATAACACACAGCACTCACGCAAAACCAACACACACGGATCACAGTACCCACAGTGTCATTTACCAGAGCTTCCGGCCTCAGTCTTGCGATGGTTTTGTACCGTACAGGAGTCTGGAGCCTCCATACCTGCCTCTACGGCCCAATTTTGACTTCTCGCATCTAAACTGGTACGGTTCGTCTTCGGCTTCCAGCCGCATTGCCCCTGTACCGTACTGTAGTCGAATGTACCCATGGCACGCGGCGCGTCAAACCGATTTCCACTCGTGA